From a region of the Apis cerana isolate GH-2021 linkage group LG13, AcerK_1.0, whole genome shotgun sequence genome:
- the LOC107998834 gene encoding unconventional myosin-Va isoform X4 yields the protein MTTRELYVKGGRVWIPHPEKVWEGAVLLEDYKLNQPSLKVRTDESSQTKILEIKSDTDLPPLRNPDILIGENNLTSLSFLHEPAVLYNLQIRFQRHCIYTYCGIVLVAFNPYNELPIYGNDTIWAYRGQAMGDLEPHIFAVAEEAYTKLEREGHDQSIIVSGESGAGKTVSAKYTMRYFATVGGSTTETQVEKKVLASLPIMEAIGNAKTTRNDNSSRFGKFIEIQFNKYYHITGASMRTYLLEKSRVVFQTHEERNYHIFYQMCAAAARLPHLHLGHQNKFHYLNQGNNPFIDGVDDLVCFDETITALTMLGFSSKQQDDMLRILAAIIHLGNVNIGNCDNQTTLNNENDTETSYIHPADKHLLTMCELLGTDVNAMRKWLCHRKIVSMREVFLKPMNVEQAIGARDALAKHIYAELFNWIVTGINNSLQSQNKPQCFIGVLDIYGFETFEINSFEQFCINYANEKLQQQFNQHVFKLEQEEYFREEIEWTFIDFYDNQPCIDLIETKLGILDLLDEECRMPKGSDNSWAEKLYSKCGKSKHFEKPRFGTSSFLIHHFADRVQYEATGFLEKNRDTVIEEQVDVLRNGDNKLLKKLFSDEDPKLVVPNVRVKVSAQKPVLSTPKQNKKTVGSQFRDSLNMLMSTLNATTPHYVRCIKPNDSKEAFEYNPVRAVQQLRACGVLETIRISAAGFPSQRTYNEFFLRYRCLCKFKDIRRDDLKETSRRILARYIKDDDKFKFGKTKVLFRAGQVAYLEKLRAERQRDACIMIQKTVRGLICRSRYKKIRRAVLGLQRYGRGYIARQKAQAVREERAAIKIQARVKGWLKRRRYLQIKRTILGIQIYGRGKMAREKYERMKDNAAAIVIQRFARGYLIRMACKKKLRNIIIVQSYVRRYLAKKVFKRLKAEARSVEHVKSLNKGLEKKIMTLQEKITELTKENHVLKNLQNEMIDLKHKLEGLKSVDMENKKLNVILVEKEKELEKIKNIVKVERDEKMDILQDKERNVQEKEQQNIELQNEIEKLRKELSIATEKLKNNQRGVEEDLKHRLEQEKDLLLLDQDQDRGAYQKLLKEYHELEQHAEMLEQKLAMHVPAHSRSLSNASSSSGQIVSTELPQDDQNIDLGYGSVRSTASSSAPYSRLETIDWNQQRSDSPPDGEVQMNKSPSETNGPTHAPVDIGLVLKLQQKLKDVEKEKGRLIRMVEDLERDSPEETSRMQDTFKLQELEMENAQLKKDLGSLRKSMTSAGVTGAQQNLMGQFDALQEELERRREECIQLRSVLADNTRRMKSLGSNYGRDVDIINEDGELVLAFEAQKKINSRLKTMASREQLEDELQMKEKGWRLQRDEWRAEIDRLQEEIEKQQKLLSVNLSKSPQTQTEAYMQHEIARLTSENLGLQEKYDKMAEECRKFKRRCKILTKRLKDAGLPDTTESVNDSSIISTGNGTADNGSNLPVIRKKERDYEGMFEFRREDINVIIRHLVIDLKPRVAVTLLPGLPAYILFMCIRHTDCINDDEKVRLLLTGYLNAVKRVVKKREDFDSSVLWFSNTLRLLHSMKQYSGDKPFQIENTPRQNEQCLRNFDLSEYRVVLSNVALWIFNNIITNLKERIQALTVPALLEHEAISGLNSNKLGRPRSSSMGEEPESTQQKLNKLLDELTSVYKTLQYHGVDSEIVIQLFKQLFYFMCASALNNLLLRNELCHWTKGMQIRYNLSHLEQWARDRRLEPASEALQPIVQAAQLLQARKTDDDVNSVCEMCNKLTANQIVKILNLYTPADDFETRVPVSFIKKVQAKLSERGENNEQLLMDLMYSYPVRFPFNPSDIRLEDIEIPEVLHLPMLKKV from the exons ATGACTACGAGGGAGTTATACGTGAAG GGTGGTAGAGTATGGATACCACATCCGGAAAAAGTTTGGGAAGGCGCAGTGCTCTTGgaggattataaattaaatcagcCAAGTTTAAAAGTTCGTACGGACGAGTCGAGTCAAACGAAAATCTTGGAGATAAAATCGGATACCGATTTGCCACCGTTGAGGAACCCCGATATACTCATAGGGGAGAACAATTTGACGTCGTTGTCGTTCCTTCACGAGCCAGCTGTCCTCTACAATCTTCAGATACGTTTCCAGCGGCACTGTATTTACACGTATTGCGGTATCGTTCTGGTCGCTTTCAACCCTTACAACGAACTGCCGATCTACGGGAACGACACGATATGGGCGTACAGGGGGCAGGCGATGGGCGATTTGGAGCCCCACATATTCGCCGTCGCAGAGGAAGCTTACACGAAATTGGAAAG GGAAGGTCACGATCAATCCATCATCGTTTCCGGAGAGTCCGGGGCCGGGAAAACCGTGTCTGCGAAGTATACGATGCGATATTTCGCCACTGTCGGTGGTTCCACGACCGAAACTCAAGTGGAAAAGAAGGTTCTTGCCTCTTTGCCGATCATGGAAGCCATCGGCAATGCGAAGACGACGAGAAACGATAACTCCTCGAGATTCGGCAAGTTCATCGAGATTCAATTTAACAAGTACTATCACATCACCGGGGCCAGTATGAGAACGTATCTGCTGGAAAAGTCAAGAGTCGTGTTTCAG ACGCACGAGGAAAggaattatcatatattttatcaaatgtgCGCGGCCGCTGCGCGGCTTCCACACTTGCATTTAGGCCACCAGAATAAATTCCACTATCTGAATCAAGGAAATAATCCTTTTATCGATGGCGTGGATGACTTGGTGTGTTTCGACGAGACGATAACCGCCCTCACCATGCTTGGATTTTCGTCCAAACAACAGGACGACATGCTTCGTATTTTAGCGGCTATAATACATTTAGGGAACGTAAATATAGGGAATTGCGATAACCAAACAACGTTGAACAACGAAAATGACACCGAGACCAGTTATATTCAC cCTGCGGACAAACATCTTTTAACGATGTGCGAGTTATTGGGCACCGATGTGAACGCGATGAGGAAATGGCTGTGCCATAGAAAAATCGTGTCGATGAGGGAAGTGTTTTTGAAACCGATGAACGTGGAACAAGCGATCGGTGCCAGAGACGCACTGGCCAAGCATATCTACGCGGAATTGTTCAACTGGATCGTAACCGGTATCAATAATTCCCTCCAATCCCAGAACAAACCCCAATGTTTCATCGGTGTTCTCGATATTTACGGTTTCGAGACGTTCGAGATCAATTCGTTCGAACAATTCTGTATAAATTACGCGAACGAGAAGTTGCAACAACAGTTCAATCAGCACGTGTTCAAGTTGGAGCAGGAGGAATATTTTAGGGAGGAGATCGAATGGACTTTCATAGACTTCTATGACAATCAACCCTGTATCGATCTTATCGAAACGAAACTGGGCATCCTTGATCTGTTGGACGAAGAGTGCAgg ATGCCAAAAGGCTCGGATAATTCGTGGGCGGAGAAACTGTACTCCAAGTGTGGAAAGTCGAAACACTTTGAGAAACCACGATTCGGCACTTCCTCTTTCTTGATTCATCATTTTGCCGATCGCGTGCAATACGAAGCGACTggttttttagagaaaaacaGAGACACCGTTATCGAGGAACAGGTCGACGTACTGCGAAACGGAGAT aataaattattgaagaaattgtTCAGCGATGAGGACCCGAAGCTTGTAGTGCCGAACGTGAGAGTAAAAGTATCCGCTCAAAAGCCGGTATTAAGCACGCCtaagcaaaataaaaagacg GTGGGCTCGCAATTCCGCGACTCGTTAAACATGTTGATGTCGACGTTGAACGCGACCACGCCGCACTACGTGCGCTGCATCAAGCCGAACGATTCCAAGGAAGCTTTTGAATACAATCCAGTCCGCGCTGTGCAACAATTACGAGCTTGCGGAGTTCTAGAGACAATTAGAATATCCGCGGCTGGTTTCCCCAGTCAAAGAACGTATAACGAATTCTTTCTCAGATATAGATGCCTGTGCAAATTCAAGGATATACGACGTGACGATCTCAAAGAGACGTCCCGTCGCATATTGGCAAG GTACATCAAGGacgatgataaatttaaattcggcAAGACGAAGGTTCTTTTTCGCGCTGGCCAAGTGgcttatttagaaaaattacggGCGGAGCGACAGCGAGATGCTTGTATCATGATCCAGAAAACGGTACGCGGCCTGATCTGTCGTAGCAGGTATAAGAAGATTCGACGTGCTGTGCTCGGTCTTCAAAGGTACGGAAGGGGTTACATCGCGAGGCAGAAAGCTCAAGCTGTGAGGGAAGAAAGGGCcgcgataaaaattcaagCTCGCGTCAAAGGTTGGCTGAAGAGGCGCCGATACCTTCAGATAAAGCGCACAATTCTTGGTATTCAGATATACGGGAGAGGAAAAATGGCGCGAGAAAAGTACGAACGGATGAAGGACAATGCCGCCGCAATTGTAATTCAAAGATTCGCCAGGGGATATCTTATAAGGATGGCGTGCAAGAAGAAATTgaggaatattattatcgttcagTCTTACGTACGAAGGTATTTGGCGAAGAAAGTGTTCAAGAGACTGAAGGCTGAAGCGAGAAGCGTGGAACACGTGAAATCTCTCAATAAGGGATTGGAGAAGAAGATCATGACGTTACAGGAAAAGATCACTGAACTT ACGAAGGAGAATCATGTACTGAAAAATCTTCAGAACGAAATGATAGATTTGAAACATAAACTCGAAGGATTGAAATCCGTAGATatggaaaataagaaattaaacgttatattggtagagaaggaaaaagaattagaaaaaataaagaatatagtaAAAGTTGAAAGAGATGAAAAGATGGATATATTACAG gaCAAAGAGAGAAATGTCCAAGAAAAAGAACAACAAAATATAGAGCTTCAAAATGAGAttgaaaagttacgaaaagaATTGTCGATAGCTACTGAAAAGTTGAAGAACAATCAACGTGGTGTTGAGGAAGACTTGAAGCATCGTTTAGAACAAGAAAAAGATCTTCTCCTGCTGGATCAGGATCAGGATCGTGGcgcttatcaaaaattattgaaggAATATCACGAATTGGAACAACATGCGGAAATGTTAGAGCAGAAACTTGCTATGCATGTTCCTGCACATTCTCGTTCTCTTAGTAATGCTTCCAGCAGCAGTGGACAAATTGTATCTACTGAGCTTCCACAAGATGATCAaaacatt gaTTTGGGTTACGGATCAGTAAGATCTACCGCTTCTTCTTCGGCTCCTTATTCACGATTGGAAACGATCGATTGGAATCAACAAAGATCAGACAGTCCTCCCGATGGAGAAgttcaaatgaataaatcacCCTCCGAAACAAATGGACCGACACATGCACCGGTAGATATTGGACTGGTCTTaaaattacaacaaaaattgaaggacgttgaaaaagaaaaaggaagattaATCAGGATGGTAGAAGATTTAGAACGTGATAGTCCTGAAGAAACTTCGAGGATGCAAGATACATTTaag CTTCAAGAATTGGAAATGGAAAATGctcaattaaagaaagatttagGTTCGCTGAGAAAAAGTATGACTTCAGCGGGTGTAACAGGAGCGCAGCAGAATCTCATGG gacAATTCGATGCACTTCAAGAAGAGCTTGAAAGAAGGCGGGAAGAATGCATTCAATTGCGTAGCGTACTGGCAGATAATACACGAAGAATGAAGAGCTTAGGTTCAAATTATGGTCGTGACGTGGACATAATAAACGAAGATGGAGAATTAGTACTCGCTTTCGAAgcgcagaaaaaaattaatag TAGACTTAAAACAATGGCCTCGAGAGA GCAATTAGAAGACGAACTTCaaatgaaagagaaaggatGGAGATTACAGAGAGATGAATGGCGAGCAGAAATTGATAGATTGCAAGAAGAAATCGAGAAACAACAAAAATTACTTTCTGTAAATTTGAGTAAATCACCACAGACTCAGACTGAGGCATACATGCAACACGAAATTGCCAGGCTGACATCTGAAAACttg ggattacaagaaaaatatgataaaatggcCGAAGAATGTAGAAAGTTTAAGAGACGATGCAAAATACTTACAAAACGTTTGAAAGATGCAGGCT taCCAGATACTACAGAATCTGTAAATGATTCCTCAATAATATCTACTGGCAATGGAACGGCAGATAATGGAAGTAATTTGCCAgtaattcgaaagaaagagagagattatGAGGGCATGTTCGAGTTTAGAAGAGAAGATATTAACGTAATAATACGTCACCTTGTTATCg ATTTAAAACCTAGAGTTGCGGTGACGTTGCTTCCTGGTTTGCCAGCCTATATTCTTTTCATGTGTATAAGACATACAGACTGTATAAACGATGATGAAAAAGTGAGATTGCTGTTAACAGGCTACCTCAATGCCGTAAAACGTGTAGTTAAGAAACGTGAAGACTTTGATTCCAGTGTGCTCTGGTTCAGTAATACTTTAAGATTGTTACATAGTATGAAACAATATTCCGGAGACAAACCTTTCCAAATTGAGAATACTCCAAGACAGAATGAACAGTGTCTTAGAAATTTCGATCTAAGCGAATACAGGGTTGTGTTAAGCAATGTAGCACTCtggattttcaataatattataacaaatcttaaagaaagaattcaGGCTTTAACAGTCCCCGCTCTTCTCGAACACGAAGCCATATCTGGCTTGAATTCTAATAAACTTGGTAGACCCAGGTCATCTTCTATGGGAGAAGAGCCAGAATCAACCCAACAAAAGCTTAACAAACTTCTCGATGAACTTACTTCAGTGTATAAAACTCTTCAATATCATGGTGTTGATTCTGAGATCGTTATACAACTTTTCAAACAACTGTTTTATTTCATGTGTGCTAGTGCTCTGAATAATTTGCTTTTGAGGAATGAACTTTGTCACTGGACAAAGGGCATGCAAATAAG
- the LOC107998834 gene encoding unconventional myosin-Va isoform X3, which produces MTTRELYVKGGRVWIPHPEKVWEGAVLLEDYKLNQPSLKVRTDESSQTKILEIKSDTDLPPLRNPDILIGENNLTSLSFLHEPAVLYNLQIRFQRHCIYTYCGIVLVAFNPYNELPIYGNDTIWAYRGQAMGDLEPHIFAVAEEAYTKLEREGHDQSIIVSGESGAGKTVSAKYTMRYFATVGGSTTETQVEKKVLASLPIMEAIGNAKTTRNDNSSRFGKFIEIQFNKYYHITGASMRTYLLEKSRVVFQTHEERNYHIFYQMCAAAARLPHLHLGHQNKFHYLNQGNNPFIDGVDDLVCFDETITALTMLGFSSKQQDDMLRILAAIIHLGNVNIGNCDNQTTLNNENDTETSYIHPADKHLLTMCELLGTDVNAMRKWLCHRKIVSMREVFLKPMNVEQAIGARDALAKHIYAELFNWIVTGINNSLQSQNKPQCFIGVLDIYGFETFEINSFEQFCINYANEKLQQQFNQHVFKLEQEEYFREEIEWTFIDFYDNQPCIDLIETKLGILDLLDEECRMPKGSDNSWAEKLYSKCGKSKHFEKPRFGTSSFLIHHFADRVQYEATGFLEKNRDTVIEEQVDVLRNGDNKLLKKLFSDEDPKLVVPNVRVKVSAQKPVLSTPKQNKKTVGSQFRDSLNMLMSTLNATTPHYVRCIKPNDSKEAFEYNPVRAVQQLRACGVLETIRISAAGFPSQRTYNEFFLRYRCLCKFKDIRRDDLKETSRRILARYIKDDDKFKFGKTKVLFRAGQVAYLEKLRAERQRDACIMIQKTVRGLICRSRYKKIRRAVLGLQRYGRGYIARQKAQAVREERAAIKIQARVKGWLKRRRYLQIKRTILGIQIYGRGKMAREKYERMKDNAAAIVIQRFARGYLIRMACKKKLRNIIIVQSYVRRYLAKKVFKRLKAEARSVEHVKSLNKGLEKKIMTLQEKITELTKENHVLKNLQNEMIDLKHKLEGLKSVDMENKKLNVILVEKEKELEKIKNIVKVERDEKMDILQDKERNVQEKEQQNIELQNEIEKLRKELSIATEKLKNNQRGVEEDLKHRLEQEKDLLLLDQDQDRGAYQKLLKEYHELEQHAEMLEQKLAMHVPAHSRSLSNASSSSGQIVSTELPQDDQNIDLGYGSVRSTASSSAPYSRLETIDWNQQRSDSPPDGEVQMNKSPSETNGPTHAPVDIGLVLKLQQKLKDVEKEKGRLIRMVEDLERDSPEETSRMQDTFKLQELEMENAQLKKDLGSLRKSMTSAGVTGAQQNLMGQFDALQEELERRREECIQLRSVLADNTRRMKSLGSNYGRDVDIINEDGELVLAFEAQKKINRQLEDELQMKEKGWRLQRDEWRAEIDRLQEEIEKQQKLLSVNLSKSPQTQTEAYMQHEIARLTSENLGLQEKYDKMAEECRKFKRRCKILTKRLKDAGYEGDDAKEHKDRSCILRGSVPDTTESVNDSSIISTGNGTADNGSNLPVIRKKERDYEGMFEFRREDINVIIRHLVIDLKPRVAVTLLPGLPAYILFMCIRHTDCINDDEKVRLLLTGYLNAVKRVVKKREDFDSSVLWFSNTLRLLHSMKQYSGDKPFQIENTPRQNEQCLRNFDLSEYRVVLSNVALWIFNNIITNLKERIQALTVPALLEHEAISGLNSNKLGRPRSSSMGEEPESTQQKLNKLLDELTSVYKTLQYHGVDSEIVIQLFKQLFYFMCASALNNLLLRNELCHWTKGMQIRYNLSHLEQWARDRRLEPASEALQPIVQAAQLLQARKTDDDVNSVCEMCNKLTANQIVKILNLYTPADDFETRVPVSFIKKVQAKLSERGENNEQLLMDLMYSYPVRFPFNPSDIRLEDIEIPEVLHLPMLKKV; this is translated from the exons ATGACTACGAGGGAGTTATACGTGAAG GGTGGTAGAGTATGGATACCACATCCGGAAAAAGTTTGGGAAGGCGCAGTGCTCTTGgaggattataaattaaatcagcCAAGTTTAAAAGTTCGTACGGACGAGTCGAGTCAAACGAAAATCTTGGAGATAAAATCGGATACCGATTTGCCACCGTTGAGGAACCCCGATATACTCATAGGGGAGAACAATTTGACGTCGTTGTCGTTCCTTCACGAGCCAGCTGTCCTCTACAATCTTCAGATACGTTTCCAGCGGCACTGTATTTACACGTATTGCGGTATCGTTCTGGTCGCTTTCAACCCTTACAACGAACTGCCGATCTACGGGAACGACACGATATGGGCGTACAGGGGGCAGGCGATGGGCGATTTGGAGCCCCACATATTCGCCGTCGCAGAGGAAGCTTACACGAAATTGGAAAG GGAAGGTCACGATCAATCCATCATCGTTTCCGGAGAGTCCGGGGCCGGGAAAACCGTGTCTGCGAAGTATACGATGCGATATTTCGCCACTGTCGGTGGTTCCACGACCGAAACTCAAGTGGAAAAGAAGGTTCTTGCCTCTTTGCCGATCATGGAAGCCATCGGCAATGCGAAGACGACGAGAAACGATAACTCCTCGAGATTCGGCAAGTTCATCGAGATTCAATTTAACAAGTACTATCACATCACCGGGGCCAGTATGAGAACGTATCTGCTGGAAAAGTCAAGAGTCGTGTTTCAG ACGCACGAGGAAAggaattatcatatattttatcaaatgtgCGCGGCCGCTGCGCGGCTTCCACACTTGCATTTAGGCCACCAGAATAAATTCCACTATCTGAATCAAGGAAATAATCCTTTTATCGATGGCGTGGATGACTTGGTGTGTTTCGACGAGACGATAACCGCCCTCACCATGCTTGGATTTTCGTCCAAACAACAGGACGACATGCTTCGTATTTTAGCGGCTATAATACATTTAGGGAACGTAAATATAGGGAATTGCGATAACCAAACAACGTTGAACAACGAAAATGACACCGAGACCAGTTATATTCAC cCTGCGGACAAACATCTTTTAACGATGTGCGAGTTATTGGGCACCGATGTGAACGCGATGAGGAAATGGCTGTGCCATAGAAAAATCGTGTCGATGAGGGAAGTGTTTTTGAAACCGATGAACGTGGAACAAGCGATCGGTGCCAGAGACGCACTGGCCAAGCATATCTACGCGGAATTGTTCAACTGGATCGTAACCGGTATCAATAATTCCCTCCAATCCCAGAACAAACCCCAATGTTTCATCGGTGTTCTCGATATTTACGGTTTCGAGACGTTCGAGATCAATTCGTTCGAACAATTCTGTATAAATTACGCGAACGAGAAGTTGCAACAACAGTTCAATCAGCACGTGTTCAAGTTGGAGCAGGAGGAATATTTTAGGGAGGAGATCGAATGGACTTTCATAGACTTCTATGACAATCAACCCTGTATCGATCTTATCGAAACGAAACTGGGCATCCTTGATCTGTTGGACGAAGAGTGCAgg ATGCCAAAAGGCTCGGATAATTCGTGGGCGGAGAAACTGTACTCCAAGTGTGGAAAGTCGAAACACTTTGAGAAACCACGATTCGGCACTTCCTCTTTCTTGATTCATCATTTTGCCGATCGCGTGCAATACGAAGCGACTggttttttagagaaaaacaGAGACACCGTTATCGAGGAACAGGTCGACGTACTGCGAAACGGAGAT aataaattattgaagaaattgtTCAGCGATGAGGACCCGAAGCTTGTAGTGCCGAACGTGAGAGTAAAAGTATCCGCTCAAAAGCCGGTATTAAGCACGCCtaagcaaaataaaaagacg GTGGGCTCGCAATTCCGCGACTCGTTAAACATGTTGATGTCGACGTTGAACGCGACCACGCCGCACTACGTGCGCTGCATCAAGCCGAACGATTCCAAGGAAGCTTTTGAATACAATCCAGTCCGCGCTGTGCAACAATTACGAGCTTGCGGAGTTCTAGAGACAATTAGAATATCCGCGGCTGGTTTCCCCAGTCAAAGAACGTATAACGAATTCTTTCTCAGATATAGATGCCTGTGCAAATTCAAGGATATACGACGTGACGATCTCAAAGAGACGTCCCGTCGCATATTGGCAAG GTACATCAAGGacgatgataaatttaaattcggcAAGACGAAGGTTCTTTTTCGCGCTGGCCAAGTGgcttatttagaaaaattacggGCGGAGCGACAGCGAGATGCTTGTATCATGATCCAGAAAACGGTACGCGGCCTGATCTGTCGTAGCAGGTATAAGAAGATTCGACGTGCTGTGCTCGGTCTTCAAAGGTACGGAAGGGGTTACATCGCGAGGCAGAAAGCTCAAGCTGTGAGGGAAGAAAGGGCcgcgataaaaattcaagCTCGCGTCAAAGGTTGGCTGAAGAGGCGCCGATACCTTCAGATAAAGCGCACAATTCTTGGTATTCAGATATACGGGAGAGGAAAAATGGCGCGAGAAAAGTACGAACGGATGAAGGACAATGCCGCCGCAATTGTAATTCAAAGATTCGCCAGGGGATATCTTATAAGGATGGCGTGCAAGAAGAAATTgaggaatattattatcgttcagTCTTACGTACGAAGGTATTTGGCGAAGAAAGTGTTCAAGAGACTGAAGGCTGAAGCGAGAAGCGTGGAACACGTGAAATCTCTCAATAAGGGATTGGAGAAGAAGATCATGACGTTACAGGAAAAGATCACTGAACTT ACGAAGGAGAATCATGTACTGAAAAATCTTCAGAACGAAATGATAGATTTGAAACATAAACTCGAAGGATTGAAATCCGTAGATatggaaaataagaaattaaacgttatattggtagagaaggaaaaagaattagaaaaaataaagaatatagtaAAAGTTGAAAGAGATGAAAAGATGGATATATTACAG gaCAAAGAGAGAAATGTCCAAGAAAAAGAACAACAAAATATAGAGCTTCAAAATGAGAttgaaaagttacgaaaagaATTGTCGATAGCTACTGAAAAGTTGAAGAACAATCAACGTGGTGTTGAGGAAGACTTGAAGCATCGTTTAGAACAAGAAAAAGATCTTCTCCTGCTGGATCAGGATCAGGATCGTGGcgcttatcaaaaattattgaaggAATATCACGAATTGGAACAACATGCGGAAATGTTAGAGCAGAAACTTGCTATGCATGTTCCTGCACATTCTCGTTCTCTTAGTAATGCTTCCAGCAGCAGTGGACAAATTGTATCTACTGAGCTTCCACAAGATGATCAaaacatt gaTTTGGGTTACGGATCAGTAAGATCTACCGCTTCTTCTTCGGCTCCTTATTCACGATTGGAAACGATCGATTGGAATCAACAAAGATCAGACAGTCCTCCCGATGGAGAAgttcaaatgaataaatcacCCTCCGAAACAAATGGACCGACACATGCACCGGTAGATATTGGACTGGTCTTaaaattacaacaaaaattgaaggacgttgaaaaagaaaaaggaagattaATCAGGATGGTAGAAGATTTAGAACGTGATAGTCCTGAAGAAACTTCGAGGATGCAAGATACATTTaag CTTCAAGAATTGGAAATGGAAAATGctcaattaaagaaagatttagGTTCGCTGAGAAAAAGTATGACTTCAGCGGGTGTAACAGGAGCGCAGCAGAATCTCATGG gacAATTCGATGCACTTCAAGAAGAGCTTGAAAGAAGGCGGGAAGAATGCATTCAATTGCGTAGCGTACTGGCAGATAATACACGAAGAATGAAGAGCTTAGGTTCAAATTATGGTCGTGACGTGGACATAATAAACGAAGATGGAGAATTAGTACTCGCTTTCGAAgcgcagaaaaaaattaatag GCAATTAGAAGACGAACTTCaaatgaaagagaaaggatGGAGATTACAGAGAGATGAATGGCGAGCAGAAATTGATAGATTGCAAGAAGAAATCGAGAAACAACAAAAATTACTTTCTGTAAATTTGAGTAAATCACCACAGACTCAGACTGAGGCATACATGCAACACGAAATTGCCAGGCTGACATCTGAAAACttg ggattacaagaaaaatatgataaaatggcCGAAGAATGTAGAAAGTTTAAGAGACGATGCAAAATACTTACAAAACGTTTGAAAGATGCAGGCT ATGAGGGAGATGATGCTAAGGAACATAAAGATCGCTCTTGTATATTAAGGGGCTCCG taCCAGATACTACAGAATCTGTAAATGATTCCTCAATAATATCTACTGGCAATGGAACGGCAGATAATGGAAGTAATTTGCCAgtaattcgaaagaaagagagagattatGAGGGCATGTTCGAGTTTAGAAGAGAAGATATTAACGTAATAATACGTCACCTTGTTATCg ATTTAAAACCTAGAGTTGCGGTGACGTTGCTTCCTGGTTTGCCAGCCTATATTCTTTTCATGTGTATAAGACATACAGACTGTATAAACGATGATGAAAAAGTGAGATTGCTGTTAACAGGCTACCTCAATGCCGTAAAACGTGTAGTTAAGAAACGTGAAGACTTTGATTCCAGTGTGCTCTGGTTCAGTAATACTTTAAGATTGTTACATAGTATGAAACAATATTCCGGAGACAAACCTTTCCAAATTGAGAATACTCCAAGACAGAATGAACAGTGTCTTAGAAATTTCGATCTAAGCGAATACAGGGTTGTGTTAAGCAATGTAGCACTCtggattttcaataatattataacaaatcttaaagaaagaattcaGGCTTTAACAGTCCCCGCTCTTCTCGAACACGAAGCCATATCTGGCTTGAATTCTAATAAACTTGGTAGACCCAGGTCATCTTCTATGGGAGAAGAGCCAGAATCAACCCAACAAAAGCTTAACAAACTTCTCGATGAACTTACTTCAGTGTATAAAACTCTTCAATATCATGGTGTTGATTCTGAGATCGTTATACAACTTTTCAAACAACTGTTTTATTTCATGTGTGCTAGTGCTCTGAATAATTTGCTTTTGAGGAATGAACTTTGTCACTGGACAAAGGGCATGCAAATAAG